Below is a window of Rhizobium jaguaris DNA.
ACTGCAGCTCTGCCATATCCGCCCATACCAGATCAGACACCGACCCCGGAACATCGTCCTCATCGGCAAAATCCAACTCCGCTTCGATTAGGGCTCGTGCACGGGTCAGCCGGTCCGCCCAGTCTTCATAAAGCTTCGAAAGCCCACCGGCGGTATGTTCCACGGCCAATCGCCGCTGCATTTCGGTTTCAGCGGCGATGAGATCCGCTAAGCCTTCGACTTCGACAAGATCCATCTTGCCATTTTCAAGCGCGCGGCGTGAAAACTCGCCATGTTCGGCCAGCCGGCAGCCTTTAAAGCCCGCAAGCTCTTCGAGAAGGGTAGCAACAACGGCTTTGCCCCCATGAACATGGATTTCGGCGCTATCTTCCCCAGTAAAGGACGCCGGACCAGGAAAAATTAGAACCAATCCCCGGTCGATAACCAAACCATTTCGAGTCCGAATCGTTTTCAGTGCGGCCTGCCGTGGTTCCGGCAGCGATCCCGCCAGCACCCTGGTTACCGCGAGCGCCACCGATCCGCTGATCCGCACGACCCCCAGCCCGGCCGGAAGACTGCCGCTGGAAAGCGCGAAGATCGTGTCGTTGAAATCCTGCATTGGATTGATCCGCATCCGAATCGATTCGCCTTGGGCTAAGGAGGCCATCTTAGCTTAAACAAAATCGGGCCGCACGACGCGACCCGATAAGCTCATCTGAAGTTTTCGCCGCTTAATAGCGACCGTGAATCCGGCTAAGTATCACGTATTCATCGAGTCGAAGAAATCCGGATTATTCTTCGTCTGCTTTAGCTTGTCGATCAGGAACTCGATCGCATCCGTCGTGCCCATCGGGGCAAGGATACGACGAAGAACAAATATCTTCTGGAGATCCTGACGCGGCACCAGCAGGTCTTCCTTACGAGTGCCGGACTTCAGAATATCCATTGCCGGGAAGATGCGCTTGTCGGCGACCTTGCGGTCCAGAACGATTTCGGAGTTGCCGGTGCCCTTGAATTCTTCGAAGATCACTTCGTCCATACGGCTGCCGGTATCGATCAGCGCGGTCGCGATGATTGTCAGCGAACCGCCTTCTTCGATGTTACGCGCCGCGCCGAAGAAACGCTTCGGGCGCTGCAAGGCATTGGCGTCGACACCGCCGGTCAGAACCTTACCAGAGGAGGGGACCACCGTGTTGTAGGCACGGCCGAGACGCGTGATCGAATCAAGCAGGATAACCACGTCACGGCCATGTTCGACAAGACGCTTAGCCTTTTCGATGACCATCTCGGCAACCTGCACGTGGCGGACGGCCGGTTCGTCGAAGGTCGACGAAATGACTTCGCCGCGTACAGAACGCTGCATATCCGTGACTTCCTCAGGACGTTCGTCGATCAGAAGAACGATCAGATAGCAATCCGGATGGTTGGCGGTGATCGAATGGGCGATGTTCTGCAACAGTACCGTCTTACCGGTGCGTGGTGGTGCCACGATCAAACCGCGCTGGCCTTTGCCGAGCGGTGCCACCAGGTCGATGACGCGCGGCGACAGGTCCTTGGAGGTCGGAACGTCGAGCTCCATGCGGAAGCGCTCGTTCGGATAAAGCGGCGTCAGATTGTCGAAGTGGACCTTGTGACGGATCTTTTCCGGATCGTCGAAATTGATGGTGTTAACCTTCAACAGCGCAAAATAGCGCTCGCCTTCCTTCGGTCCGCGGATCGGCCCCTCGACCGTATCGCCCGTCTTCAGCGAAAAGCGGCGGATCTGGGAGGGAGAGATATAGATATCGTCCGGGCCCGGCAGATAGTTGGCATTGGCCGAGCGCAGAAAGCCGAATCCGTCCTGCAGGACCTCGACAACGCCTTCGCCGATAATTTCTACGTCCTGGCTGGCAAGCACCTTCAGAATGGCAAACATCAGTTCCTGTTTGCGCATCGTGCTGGCATTTTCGACCTCGAGCGATTCGGCAAAGGCCAGGAGATCGGTCGGGGACTTGTTCTTAAGTTCTTGGAGCTTCATTTCAGCCATGAAGGGATTTACTCTGTTTTTAGAAGGGGAAAGGCAGTGTTGGTCGTATTCAGAACCGCGATGAGGACATTCGCAGGCGACAGAACTGATACATGCCACGAAGAAGAGATGGCGGGAAAATAGCGATTCACTTTGTGCCCCGCAAGGGGGGGCGACAAAATCAAAGAAATTTAACTTTAATGCTAAGTTTTGCTTCTTATTTTATGCAAACGGCTTCACCACGACCAGGATCACGATCAGGATCATCAGCACCGTCGGCGCCTCGTTCATGAACCGCCAGTACCGGGCGGAATGCCGGTT
It encodes the following:
- the rho gene encoding transcription termination factor Rho, which codes for MAEMKLQELKNKSPTDLLAFAESLEVENASTMRKQELMFAILKVLASQDVEIIGEGVVEVLQDGFGFLRSANANYLPGPDDIYISPSQIRRFSLKTGDTVEGPIRGPKEGERYFALLKVNTINFDDPEKIRHKVHFDNLTPLYPNERFRMELDVPTSKDLSPRVIDLVAPLGKGQRGLIVAPPRTGKTVLLQNIAHSITANHPDCYLIVLLIDERPEEVTDMQRSVRGEVISSTFDEPAVRHVQVAEMVIEKAKRLVEHGRDVVILLDSITRLGRAYNTVVPSSGKVLTGGVDANALQRPKRFFGAARNIEEGGSLTIIATALIDTGSRMDEVIFEEFKGTGNSEIVLDRKVADKRIFPAMDILKSGTRKEDLLVPRQDLQKIFVLRRILAPMGTTDAIEFLIDKLKQTKNNPDFFDSMNT